CGCGAAGAACACGGGCAAGGTGCTGACCCCGTCGGACCATCGCGAGTACCTGGGGATATCCAGTGCCTCGGTGACCAAGATGGTCGACCGGCTTGAAGCCAACGGCCATGTCAGGCGAAGCCAGCATCCCACCGACCGGCGTTCGCAATGCATCGAAGTCACCGAGCAGACGCACCTGGCCGCGCGCGAGCTAGTGGGACGGCACCACGCGCAACGATTCCAAGTCGCCCGCTCCATGACCGCCGAGGAGCGCCAGATCGTGATCCGCTTTCTCTCGGCGACCTCTGATGCGCTGGAGGGGAGCC
The nucleotide sequence above comes from Glutamicibacter sp. B1. Encoded proteins:
- a CDS encoding MarR family winged helix-turn-helix transcriptional regulator, producing MAEECLPTTYGLAASDPQQILIDRRNISASDLEQIMAEMGRMRQIERKIMRSSQRFMKLNETDMRALRPMIAAKNTGKVLTPSDHREYLGISSASVTKMVDRLEANGHVRRSQHPTDRRSQCIEVTEQTHLAARELVGRHHAQRFQVARSMTAEERQIVIRFLSATSDALEGSLAQATEQGQ